The following are from one region of the Rosistilla carotiformis genome:
- a CDS encoding galactitol-1-phosphate 5-dehydrogenase, with the protein MKAMLLTEYKKLELAEIPVPELGPDDVLVQVKACGICGSDIHGYDGSTGRRIPPLVMGHEASGVVASVGSGVTDLPAGTRVTFDSMVWCGKCHFCRRGEMNLCDNRRVLGVSCGEYRQYGAFAEYVAVPRHIVYELPDAVSFEQAALIEAISVAVHAAERTPVSLGDTAVVVGSGMIGLLVIQAIKLAGCSRVIATDLNANRLEVAKTLGADVTIDASKEDVVARVAELTGGRGADVALEVVGATPTVKTAIDSVRKGGTVTLVGNISPNIELPLQSVVTRELNVLGSCASSGEYPACIKLLETGQIQVEPLITAKATLEEGPAWFERLYAGEPEAMKVLICPAGL; encoded by the coding sequence ATGAAAGCAATGCTGCTGACCGAATACAAAAAATTGGAACTGGCGGAGATCCCCGTTCCGGAACTAGGCCCCGACGACGTCTTGGTTCAAGTGAAGGCGTGCGGCATTTGCGGCAGCGACATCCACGGCTACGACGGCAGCACCGGTCGGCGGATTCCGCCGTTGGTGATGGGGCACGAAGCGTCGGGCGTCGTCGCTTCGGTCGGCAGCGGCGTGACCGATCTGCCCGCCGGCACGCGAGTGACTTTCGATTCGATGGTCTGGTGCGGCAAGTGTCACTTCTGCCGCCGCGGCGAGATGAACCTGTGCGACAACCGCCGCGTGCTGGGCGTCTCGTGCGGCGAATATCGGCAGTACGGTGCGTTCGCCGAATACGTGGCGGTTCCTCGTCACATCGTTTACGAATTGCCCGATGCTGTCTCGTTCGAACAGGCCGCGTTGATCGAAGCGATCTCCGTCGCGGTCCATGCGGCGGAGCGGACGCCCGTTTCCCTGGGCGACACCGCGGTGGTTGTTGGCAGCGGGATGATCGGTCTGCTGGTGATCCAAGCGATCAAACTGGCCGGTTGCTCGCGAGTGATCGCGACCGACCTGAACGCCAACCGATTGGAAGTTGCCAAAACGCTGGGAGCCGACGTGACGATCGACGCATCCAAAGAAGATGTCGTCGCCCGCGTGGCGGAACTGACCGGTGGCCGCGGCGCCGACGTCGCGCTCGAAGTCGTTGGGGCGACGCCGACGGTCAAGACAGCGATCGACAGCGTTCGCAAAGGGGGCACCGTCACGCTGGTCGGAAACATCTCGCCGAACATCGAGCTGCCGCTGCAGTCGGTTGTCACGCGCGAGTTGAACGTCTTGGGCAGCTGTGCCTCCAGCGGAGAATACCCGGCCTGCATCAAGTTGCTGGAAACCGGTCAGATCCAAGTCGAACCGTTGATCACCGCCAAAGCGACGCTCGAAGAGGGCCCCGCTTGGTTTGAGCGATTGTATGCCGGAGAGCCCGAGGCGATGAAAGTGCTCATCTGCCCCGCGGGTCTCTAA
- a CDS encoding sugar kinase: MSVLNIKSEADLDFLALGAVVHRLDPGTTVFRKAREFKVHVSGGEYNCAANLSDCFGLNTGVCTAMVNYGIGELVQARIQETGVRPFYKHFEHDGVHGPNIATVYSDCGCGVRAPVVFYNRSNEAGAMLKPGDFDWDKLFSGGVKWFHSGGIFAALSASTSELVIEAMKAARAKGTICSFDLNYRAKLWNKLGGLEKGQEMIAKIVENVDVLFGNEEDLQKGLGFSGPEVEEKKDSKLDPETFFQMIEKTVAKYPNIKMVATTLREVHTTNRHDWGAVLWIGGEKHVAPTCQLDVLDRIGGGDGFASGLIYGLLDGRPHEEALRLGWAHGALLTTFSGDISNAKLPEVEAFAQGGSARVQR, encoded by the coding sequence ATGAGCGTTTTAAACATCAAATCCGAAGCCGACTTGGATTTCCTGGCCCTGGGCGCCGTCGTCCATCGCTTGGATCCAGGGACCACCGTATTCCGCAAGGCGCGTGAATTTAAGGTTCACGTTTCGGGTGGCGAATACAACTGTGCCGCCAACCTGTCGGACTGCTTCGGCCTGAACACCGGCGTCTGCACCGCAATGGTCAATTACGGCATCGGCGAATTGGTCCAAGCTCGCATCCAAGAAACGGGAGTTCGCCCGTTCTACAAGCATTTCGAGCACGATGGCGTTCACGGCCCGAACATCGCGACCGTCTACAGCGATTGCGGCTGCGGCGTCCGCGCTCCTGTCGTCTTCTACAACCGATCCAACGAAGCGGGCGCGATGCTGAAGCCGGGCGACTTCGATTGGGACAAGCTGTTCAGCGGTGGTGTGAAGTGGTTCCACAGCGGAGGCATCTTCGCCGCGTTGTCGGCGTCGACTTCCGAGTTGGTGATCGAAGCGATGAAGGCGGCTCGCGCCAAGGGAACGATCTGCTCGTTCGACCTCAACTACCGCGCCAAGCTGTGGAACAAGTTGGGCGGACTGGAAAAGGGTCAAGAGATGATCGCCAAGATCGTCGAAAACGTCGACGTTCTGTTCGGCAACGAAGAAGACCTGCAAAAGGGCTTGGGCTTCAGCGGTCCCGAAGTGGAAGAGAAGAAGGATTCGAAGCTGGATCCGGAAACGTTCTTCCAAATGATCGAGAAGACCGTCGCCAAGTATCCGAACATCAAGATGGTCGCCACCACGCTGCGTGAGGTTCACACGACCAACCGTCACGATTGGGGTGCGGTTCTGTGGATCGGTGGCGAGAAGCACGTTGCACCAACGTGCCAGTTGGACGTTCTGGATCGTATCGGTGGCGGCGACGGATTTGCTTCGGGTCTGATCTACGGCCTGTTGGACGGACGTCCACACGAAGAAGCGCTTCGCTTGGGCTGGGCTCACGGAGCTCTGTTGACCACGTTCTCGGGCGACATCAGCAACGCCAAGCTGCCCGAAGTCGAAGCCTTCGCTCAAGGCGGTTCGGCTCGCGTACAACGCTAA
- a CDS encoding MMPL family transporter produces MPPLLPHLSQRWSHFVIRHWRWVLLLWLAAVIVSRVAAPSWKQVAYDGDFEHLPPTTASVAGTKLLDAAFPTERPRSQFMILFARDGKKIGKRDQHVAMDLSRRLRHRLGCVYVRRALANGWSGKTAPVNDHVRELVDDALDAFDRSIELDTLFYEYFEDSISAGTDPWYEPRVAIAYWDRARLHDSLGKHDLAASDREIALALDPEIESATPIEDRDKSLDAMLDILSWDDERIGKRLSKRDLRLVVIRLETEFLATGNIELMESLDQLIDSVRAYSLPLAEPGLRIEISGSAAIGGETLIAARDAIKYTEWFTVILIMIILAVVYRAPALVAVPLVSIGVAVTCATGLVSALASAGQQPGLEWIGLKVFTTSKIFVVVILFGAGTDYCLFLIARLREEAAELDWGLAVEQALSKVMGALLGSALTTVVGLWMMWVADFGKFHYVGPIIGICLLVGLLVCTTLTPALLYALGPRVFWPGRLERSEQQAVFWRFIALVVTQRPKWMLVGGIGLLTIPAIYGFQHEGDVSYDVTTQLNAEARSRQGVQTLSHSYSLGESNPIVLLLLHEHPVDPEVSRASLRDLVSAIYQVEGVRGIRYLEDPLGDNPPGKRKSVFAIESLVGWVLKQHRVSRRYFTSDEASYANRLIRLDVLVDEEPFGDAAAAVLDRVVERVDDLMSQFLIVVTPEIGGMEATDLAIGQIQDAIVRLEKTIPPPKQALEGVKSVDWQLSTSGMAWFDYDEGAEVAGRGEVLVTMNRGDGLVPFANRLKEALRNGDAELGIDPMPDVKTRFIASPVSDCELQVTGTAMSMEDLKHVTTRDTMRIKFFVVGAVLMILLMVVWRFGLSLYLIATVLLSYYATLGLTIAFFRTVYGDQFVGLDWKLPLFLFVILVAVGQDYNVYLVTRVLEEQKRGGRLAGLRRAIIRTGGIITSCGVVMAGTFFAMTASAWAPELMQWVGIGQAQDQPPIMLRGVVELGFALGLGVLVDTFYVRTILVPAYMAAFDQRNR; encoded by the coding sequence ATGCCTCCGCTCCTTCCCCACCTCAGCCAACGCTGGTCGCATTTCGTCATCCGCCACTGGCGTTGGGTGCTGCTGCTGTGGCTGGCTGCGGTGATCGTCAGTCGCGTGGCCGCTCCGAGTTGGAAACAAGTCGCCTACGACGGCGACTTCGAACACCTTCCGCCGACGACCGCCAGCGTGGCGGGAACCAAGCTTCTGGACGCCGCGTTTCCGACCGAGCGTCCGCGCAGCCAGTTTATGATCCTGTTCGCTCGCGACGGGAAGAAGATCGGAAAACGCGATCAACACGTTGCGATGGATCTCTCGCGTCGGCTGCGCCATCGCCTGGGATGCGTCTACGTTCGCCGGGCCTTGGCGAATGGATGGTCGGGCAAAACGGCTCCGGTCAACGATCACGTTCGCGAACTTGTCGACGACGCGTTGGACGCCTTCGATCGCTCGATCGAACTCGACACGCTGTTCTACGAATACTTTGAAGATTCGATCTCCGCCGGCACCGATCCGTGGTACGAACCGCGCGTTGCGATCGCGTATTGGGACCGCGCCCGGCTGCACGATTCGCTGGGCAAGCACGACCTCGCCGCAAGCGATCGGGAGATCGCCCTGGCGTTGGATCCGGAGATCGAATCGGCGACGCCAATCGAAGACCGCGACAAATCGTTGGACGCGATGCTGGACATCCTGTCGTGGGACGACGAACGGATCGGCAAGCGATTGAGCAAACGCGATCTGCGGTTGGTCGTGATTCGATTGGAAACGGAGTTTTTGGCGACCGGCAATATCGAATTGATGGAGTCGCTGGACCAATTGATTGATTCGGTGCGAGCATATTCGTTGCCACTGGCCGAACCCGGCTTGCGAATCGAGATCTCCGGATCGGCGGCGATCGGCGGCGAGACATTGATCGCAGCAAGGGACGCGATCAAATACACCGAATGGTTTACGGTGATCTTAATCATGATCATCCTGGCGGTCGTCTACCGTGCCCCCGCGCTGGTGGCGGTTCCGTTGGTCTCGATCGGTGTCGCAGTGACATGCGCCACCGGGCTCGTATCGGCCTTGGCGTCCGCCGGCCAGCAACCTGGATTGGAATGGATTGGGTTAAAGGTTTTCACGACGTCGAAGATCTTTGTCGTTGTGATCCTGTTTGGTGCCGGGACTGATTACTGCCTGTTTTTAATCGCGCGGCTACGCGAAGAAGCTGCCGAATTGGACTGGGGGCTGGCCGTCGAACAAGCGCTCTCCAAGGTGATGGGAGCGTTGTTGGGCAGCGCGCTAACTACGGTCGTTGGACTGTGGATGATGTGGGTCGCCGACTTTGGGAAATTCCATTACGTCGGGCCGATCATCGGGATCTGTTTGTTGGTGGGGCTGCTGGTCTGCACGACGCTGACGCCTGCGTTGCTGTATGCCCTGGGGCCTCGCGTGTTTTGGCCTGGAAGACTGGAACGCAGTGAACAACAAGCCGTCTTCTGGCGGTTCATCGCGTTGGTTGTAACGCAGCGTCCCAAGTGGATGTTGGTCGGCGGGATCGGTCTATTGACCATTCCAGCAATCTATGGATTCCAGCACGAAGGCGATGTCAGTTACGACGTGACGACGCAATTAAATGCCGAAGCGCGCAGCCGCCAGGGCGTGCAAACGTTGTCGCATTCGTATTCGTTGGGGGAATCGAATCCGATCGTGCTGTTGTTACTGCATGAACATCCGGTCGATCCGGAAGTCAGCCGTGCGTCGTTGCGCGATTTGGTATCGGCGATCTATCAGGTCGAAGGCGTGCGCGGGATCCGGTACTTGGAAGATCCGTTGGGGGACAACCCGCCGGGAAAACGGAAGAGTGTGTTTGCGATCGAATCGTTGGTCGGTTGGGTGTTGAAGCAGCATCGCGTGAGCCGGCGTTATTTTACCAGCGACGAAGCTTCGTACGCGAACCGTTTGATCCGCTTGGACGTGTTGGTCGACGAAGAGCCGTTTGGCGACGCGGCGGCCGCGGTGTTGGACCGGGTGGTCGAACGCGTCGATGATTTGATGAGCCAGTTTCTGATCGTGGTGACGCCTGAGATCGGCGGTATGGAAGCGACCGACCTGGCGATTGGTCAAATTCAAGATGCGATCGTGCGACTCGAAAAAACGATCCCGCCGCCGAAGCAGGCGCTTGAGGGGGTGAAGTCGGTCGATTGGCAGCTGAGCACGTCGGGGATGGCTTGGTTCGATTACGACGAAGGTGCCGAAGTCGCCGGCCGCGGCGAGGTGTTGGTGACGATGAACCGCGGCGATGGCCTGGTTCCGTTTGCGAATCGTTTGAAAGAGGCGCTTCGCAATGGAGACGCCGAACTCGGGATCGACCCGATGCCAGACGTCAAGACACGCTTCATTGCATCGCCGGTTAGCGATTGCGAATTGCAGGTCACCGGAACGGCGATGTCGATGGAAGACTTGAAACATGTGACCACACGCGACACGATGCGGATCAAGTTTTTTGTCGTCGGCGCGGTGCTGATGATCTTGCTGATGGTCGTCTGGCGGTTTGGGCTGAGCCTCTATTTGATCGCCACCGTCCTGCTGAGCTACTATGCTACGCTCGGCTTGACGATCGCATTTTTTCGCACTGTCTACGGCGATCAATTCGTCGGTTTGGACTGGAAGCTGCCGCTGTTTTTGTTTGTCATCCTGGTGGCTGTCGGGCAAGACTACAACGTCTACCTGGTAACTCGCGTGTTGGAAGAACAGAAGCGAGGCGGGCGGTTGGCGGGTTTGCGAAGAGCGATCATTCGGACCGGCGGCATCATCACCAGTTGTGGCGTCGTGATGGCAGGGACGTTTTTTGCAATGACCGCGTCGGCGTGGGCCCCGGAATTGATGCAATGGGTCGGAATCGGCCAAGCGCAAGACCAACCGCCGATCATGCTTCGCGGCGTCGTTGAACTCGGCTTTGCGTTGGGGCTGGGGGTATTGGTCGATACCTTTTATGTACGCACGATCTTGGTCCCTGCGTACATGGCCGCTTTCGATCAACGCAACCGTTGA
- a CDS encoding SDR family oxidoreductase, translating into MSTEIFSLVGSTAVVVGGTGVLGGGMAQALADAGAKVAVVGRSAERGEARVREIEAAGGTAMFQSADALCRDSLTAARDAIAKQLGTPTILINAAGGNHPDATLPPGSDFCKLPHEAWQGVFDLNLVGGVLLPSQVFGESMLAVGEGCSIINIASMAGMIPLSRVVAYSAAKAAVINLTQFLAREWATRGVRVNAISPGFFPADQNRKLLFNDDGSYTERGGQIIGHTPMARFGDANELAGAVVWLAASKASSFVTGQNIVVDGGFSSVTI; encoded by the coding sequence ATGAGCACCGAGATCTTCAGTTTGGTTGGTTCCACCGCAGTCGTCGTGGGTGGAACAGGCGTCTTAGGTGGCGGCATGGCCCAAGCGTTGGCTGATGCAGGGGCCAAAGTGGCGGTTGTGGGACGCAGCGCCGAGCGCGGTGAAGCTCGAGTCCGCGAGATCGAAGCGGCTGGCGGAACGGCGATGTTTCAATCGGCCGACGCGCTCTGCCGTGATTCGTTGACAGCCGCCCGCGACGCGATCGCCAAGCAACTGGGAACTCCCACCATTCTGATCAACGCCGCCGGCGGAAATCACCCCGACGCCACGCTGCCGCCGGGGAGCGATTTCTGCAAGCTGCCGCACGAGGCGTGGCAGGGCGTGTTCGACCTGAACCTGGTTGGCGGCGTGTTGCTGCCCAGCCAAGTCTTTGGCGAATCGATGCTGGCCGTCGGTGAAGGCTGCAGCATCATCAACATCGCTTCGATGGCTGGGATGATCCCATTGTCGCGCGTCGTCGCCTATTCGGCGGCCAAAGCGGCTGTGATCAACCTCACCCAGTTCCTGGCTCGCGAATGGGCCACGCGTGGCGTTCGCGTCAACGCGATCAGCCCCGGCTTTTTCCCGGCCGACCAAAACCGCAAACTGTTGTTCAACGACGATGGCAGCTACACCGAGCGTGGTGGACAGATCATCGGCCACACTCCGATGGCTCGTTTCGGTGACGCAAACGAACTGGCGGGAGCCGTTGTTTGGTTGGCCGCATCAAAAGCTTCGTCCTTCGTGACGGGGCAAAACATCGTCGTCGACGGCGGATTTTCATCGGTAACCATCTAG
- the bioD gene encoding dethiobiotin synthase, which yields MGSLTFIAGTDTDVGKTFVSSLLAAAIRQRGLPVGVYKPVASGCWLEQDELVSGDAVALWQAAGKPLDLEHVCPQRFAAALSPPRAAEAEGKRVDVDQILSGLTPWTEGFDHVLIEGAGGLLSPLADDFLNADLAGELEADVILVAANRLGVVNHTLLSVEVCRSRLGRDPIAIVLNQVGREGCESMKTNRGEIQRYVGRTPIIEVGFGQQRLLESVGAEEFIGRTLRTPSA from the coding sequence TTGGGATCGCTAACGTTTATCGCCGGGACCGACACCGATGTCGGCAAGACTTTTGTCTCCAGCCTGCTGGCTGCGGCGATTCGCCAGCGTGGCCTCCCCGTCGGCGTCTATAAACCGGTCGCCAGTGGCTGCTGGTTGGAACAGGATGAACTGGTCAGCGGCGATGCGGTTGCTCTCTGGCAAGCCGCCGGCAAGCCTCTGGATCTGGAACACGTTTGCCCGCAGCGATTTGCCGCGGCGCTCTCCCCTCCACGAGCTGCTGAAGCCGAGGGAAAGCGGGTCGACGTCGATCAAATCCTCTCCGGCCTGACGCCCTGGACCGAAGGCTTTGATCATGTCTTGATCGAAGGAGCCGGCGGATTGCTGTCGCCGCTGGCGGATGATTTTCTGAATGCCGACCTGGCAGGAGAGTTGGAAGCCGACGTGATTCTTGTCGCGGCCAACCGCCTGGGCGTAGTCAACCACACGCTGCTGAGTGTCGAGGTCTGCCGCAGCCGCCTGGGACGCGATCCGATCGCGATCGTCTTGAACCAAGTCGGCCGCGAAGGCTGCGAATCGATGAAGACCAATCGCGGCGAGATCCAACGTTATGTCGGCCGGACGCCGATCATCGAGGTGGGATTTGGCCAGCAGCGGTTGCTCGAATCGGTCGGCGCAGAGGAATTCATTGGCCGGACCTTACGCACGCCCAGCGCTTAG
- a CDS encoding tetratricopeptide repeat protein: protein MSTDDSGSTDFDTSVQRRQALEMSIRDAPADVAPYLELARIHRAIDKPAEAQKVLEKAVRVASDDPDVLWELEEAELARSLQRLKELKGLHNQHPTPDVTSDLERAQHEWAIRRAEVCRKRLLRDPSQTNLCIVMAEAMYEMGKFNEAIAALEPALEDPQECSKAFLVRGMCLQAINEPLAALTAFRGAALRRSLQPLPSVKLAALRHAADLASRLGLRATCKRYLRGILQLNPNDLVATQALARLEAKGAADFHEQETTDHVPSNR from the coding sequence ATGTCGACGGACGATTCCGGATCCACGGATTTCGACACTTCGGTGCAGCGACGTCAGGCACTGGAGATGAGCATTCGCGATGCTCCGGCCGACGTCGCGCCTTATCTGGAATTGGCGCGAATCCACCGGGCGATCGATAAGCCGGCCGAAGCGCAGAAGGTGCTCGAAAAAGCGGTGCGAGTTGCCAGTGATGATCCCGATGTGCTTTGGGAACTGGAAGAGGCGGAATTGGCGCGCAGCCTGCAGCGTCTAAAAGAGCTCAAGGGGTTGCACAATCAACATCCGACGCCCGATGTGACCAGCGATCTGGAGCGGGCACAGCACGAGTGGGCGATACGTCGCGCCGAAGTCTGTCGCAAGCGGCTGCTGCGCGATCCTAGCCAGACCAACCTGTGCATCGTGATGGCCGAAGCGATGTATGAGATGGGGAAATTTAACGAGGCGATCGCCGCGTTGGAACCGGCGTTGGAAGATCCTCAAGAGTGCAGTAAGGCGTTTTTGGTTCGCGGCATGTGCTTGCAGGCAATCAACGAACCGCTAGCGGCGCTGACCGCGTTTCGGGGGGCGGCCTTGCGGCGCTCGTTGCAACCGCTACCAAGTGTCAAGCTGGCGGCGTTGCGTCATGCCGCCGATCTCGCCTCGCGACTGGGCCTTCGCGCCACTTGCAAACGTTACCTGCGTGGTATCCTTCAATTGAACCCCAACGATCTCGTTGCGACCCAAGCCTTGGCCCGACTGGAAGCCAAGGGGGCTGCTGATTTTCACGAACAGGAGACGACCGATCATGTCCCAAGCAATCGTTAA
- a CDS encoding calcineurin-like phosphoesterase C-terminal domain-containing protein: MRISALVLLVATLGLGSLPCRAHEGHDHGPSDGPENIDATGIVFDDQNGNGRRDPGEPGLPDVRVSNGKAIVKTDADGRYHLKISDDAIIFVIKPRNWMTPVNKLNLPQFFYIHKPAGSPKTKFPGVAPTGPLPKSVDFPLVKRAEPNQFRALMFGDPQPRNVKEVEYIAHDVIEQVIAEEAHQASFGVTLGDIVFDDLEVMKPFNEAIALIGIPWYNVIGNHDINYDATDDKTSDETFERHYGPSYYSFDHGPVHFMVLDDVMWTVDTPGKRGKYTGGLGERQMEFIRNDLAGIPADQLVVLMMHIPLVSVTDRQELYQLIQQRPFAVSISAHAHYMEHHFIGEEDGWQGPKKHHHVINVTVCGSWWRGAPDERGLPHTTMKDGGPNGYSIMTFDGHKYDLEFRAASRTAHHQMNIYAPEEIEIAALPSDADQLPKVVVNVFNGSERTKCEFRIGDDDAWKPMEQTTTKDPAYVAALALEESLEQKAWTGLPAARDTPHIWQATLPVDLKPGTHAIEVRATMRSGKQHIAKRIMRVR; the protein is encoded by the coding sequence ATGCGAATCTCCGCTCTCGTTCTGCTTGTTGCCACCCTCGGCCTCGGATCGCTCCCCTGCCGCGCCCACGAAGGGCATGACCACGGACCGTCCGATGGCCCCGAAAACATCGACGCCACCGGGATCGTCTTCGACGATCAAAATGGCAATGGCCGCCGCGATCCGGGCGAACCGGGCCTGCCCGATGTCCGCGTCAGCAATGGCAAGGCGATCGTGAAGACCGACGCCGACGGTCGCTACCATCTGAAGATCAGCGACGATGCGATCATCTTTGTGATCAAGCCGCGCAACTGGATGACTCCGGTCAACAAACTGAACCTGCCGCAGTTCTTCTACATCCACAAACCCGCCGGTTCGCCAAAAACGAAATTTCCAGGCGTCGCGCCGACTGGGCCGCTTCCCAAATCGGTCGATTTCCCGTTGGTGAAGCGAGCCGAACCGAACCAGTTCCGGGCCCTGATGTTTGGCGATCCGCAGCCTCGCAACGTCAAAGAAGTCGAATACATCGCGCACGATGTGATCGAACAAGTGATCGCCGAAGAAGCCCATCAGGCGTCGTTTGGCGTCACGCTGGGAGACATCGTGTTCGACGATCTGGAGGTGATGAAGCCGTTTAACGAAGCGATCGCGCTGATCGGCATTCCCTGGTACAACGTGATCGGCAACCATGACATCAACTACGACGCGACCGACGACAAGACGAGTGACGAGACGTTTGAGCGACACTACGGTCCGTCCTATTACTCGTTCGATCACGGCCCGGTGCACTTCATGGTCCTAGACGACGTGATGTGGACTGTCGACACGCCGGGCAAACGAGGCAAATACACCGGCGGTCTGGGCGAGCGGCAGATGGAATTCATTCGCAACGACCTAGCCGGCATCCCGGCAGATCAATTGGTGGTGCTGATGATGCACATCCCGTTGGTTAGCGTCACCGATCGACAGGAACTGTATCAATTGATCCAGCAGCGGCCGTTTGCGGTATCGATCTCCGCCCACGCGCACTACATGGAGCATCACTTCATCGGAGAAGAAGATGGCTGGCAGGGGCCAAAAAAACATCACCATGTGATCAACGTGACCGTCTGCGGCAGCTGGTGGCGTGGTGCTCCCGATGAACGCGGACTGCCGCACACGACGATGAAAGATGGTGGCCCCAACGGCTATTCGATCATGACCTTCGACGGGCACAAGTATGATCTGGAGTTTCGCGCTGCGTCGCGAACAGCCCATCACCAGATGAACATCTACGCTCCCGAAGAGATCGAGATCGCCGCACTGCCAAGCGATGCCGACCAGTTGCCCAAGGTTGTGGTCAACGTCTTCAACGGTTCGGAACGAACCAAGTGCGAGTTCCGGATCGGCGACGACGACGCGTGGAAGCCGATGGAGCAGACGACGACCAAAGATCCCGCTTACGTCGCCGCCCTTGCCCTGGAAGAATCGCTGGAACAGAAAGCGTGGACCGGTTTGCCAGCAGCTCGCGACACGCCGCACATTTGGCAGGCGACGTTGCCCGTCGATCTGAAACCGGGAACGCACGCGATCGAAGTTCGCGCGACGATGCGATCGGGCAAACAGCATATCGCCAAGCGAATCATGCGCGTCCGCTAG